The proteins below come from a single Edaphobacter acidisoli genomic window:
- a CDS encoding DUF4350 domain-containing protein: MRRLSRDTLLVLFSVLGIVAVIGAISIFSPESDNADPTPTTYNSGTDGAKAAYLLLQKLGYDTARWDRTISALDEIDAAHTTFILAEPWPSGEDNHRARQAMESFLQRGGRVLATGAGGYYLPQSEMSRAARVNDNLCSTTPEGRGDLARAGTVTISGNQAWASDKISVRVQQRCNQDAVVVSYRVGSGEAIWWSSAMPLTNAGLKEDGSLRLLLASIGPSGRRVLFDEFVHGNRVSPWDFASGIPIRSLALQFGLIALLLLVSFSRRHGPTRALLQVPRTSPLEFAESMGQLYGKAGATAIAVDCSRRRVVRYLYESCGVPAEVLRDSPKAIADAVQQRFGGDWSKLEEHLKHANGSEFQSISPATALSLVIALNRDLLELKNRIQVQSSARKGSPSFEPRH, encoded by the coding sequence TGAGACGGCTTTCGCGCGATACGCTGCTGGTCCTGTTTTCCGTTCTTGGAATTGTCGCGGTGATTGGCGCCATCAGCATCTTCTCTCCCGAATCCGATAACGCGGACCCCACGCCAACTACATACAACAGCGGTACGGACGGAGCAAAGGCAGCGTATCTCCTGCTCCAGAAGCTTGGTTACGATACCGCTCGCTGGGACCGCACCATCTCTGCCCTGGACGAGATCGACGCTGCACATACGACCTTCATCCTGGCGGAGCCGTGGCCATCGGGAGAGGACAATCATCGCGCGAGGCAGGCGATGGAGAGCTTTTTGCAACGCGGAGGGCGCGTTCTGGCGACTGGCGCCGGTGGCTATTATCTTCCGCAATCGGAGATGTCGCGCGCGGCACGGGTCAACGATAACCTGTGTTCTACGACTCCGGAGGGGCGTGGGGATCTTGCACGTGCGGGTACGGTGACAATTTCCGGCAATCAGGCGTGGGCATCGGACAAGATTTCAGTGCGAGTTCAACAGCGCTGCAATCAGGACGCTGTTGTCGTCAGCTATCGGGTCGGTTCTGGTGAGGCGATCTGGTGGAGCTCTGCGATGCCCTTGACCAATGCAGGCTTGAAAGAGGATGGGAGTCTGCGTCTTCTGCTCGCCTCCATCGGCCCATCTGGCAGGCGTGTGCTGTTCGATGAGTTTGTGCACGGCAATCGAGTCAGCCCCTGGGACTTCGCCAGTGGAATTCCCATACGATCGCTGGCGCTTCAGTTCGGACTGATTGCGCTCCTTCTTCTTGTCAGCTTCAGTCGCCGCCATGGCCCTACACGAGCGTTGTTGCAGGTTCCACGAACCTCTCCGCTTGAGTTCGCTGAGTCGATGGGGCAGCTTTATGGCAAGGCCGGAGCTACAGCTATCGCAGTAGACTGCTCGCGGCGCCGCGTAGTTCGTTACCTGTATGAGAGCTGCGGAGTGCCCGCCGAGGTCCTGCGCGATTCCCCGAAAGCTATTGCAGACGCCGTGCAGCAGCGGTTTGGTGGAGACTGGTCGAAGCTGGAGGAGCATCTGAAGCACGCGAATGGTTCTGAATTTCAATCGATTTCGCCTGCAACCGCACTCTCGCTTGTAATAGCCTTGAACCGCGATTTGCTCGAACTCAAGAACCGCATCCAAGTTCAATCATCCGCAAGAAAAGGGAGTCCGTCATTTGAGCCTCGACACTAA
- a CDS encoding AAA family ATPase encodes MSLDTNSALTFPDQGDGSPARIKATLQLFEQGHAQIGRIIAGQQEVIEQALITLLCGGHALLEGVPGVAKTLAVKTLARFLALDFRRAQGTPDMMPADILGTNVFSLQTNEFKLHRGPIFTQFLLVDEINRMPPRTQAALLEGMEERQVSMDGTSHALDEYFTVFATQNPLEFEGTYPLPEAQLDRFLLKIRVPYPALEDERTVIERHHASTTSRGIESTPVESIDAALLAEARREVRAVRAEAPIIDYLLSIIRRTREWPTLVLGASPRASWSLLVVAKAHAAREGRDFVVPDDIKNAAPATLRHRLVLRPEAELEGFDTDRVIADVLAAIPVPR; translated from the coding sequence TTGAGCCTCGACACTAACTCTGCTCTTACCTTTCCTGATCAGGGAGATGGCAGCCCGGCCCGGATCAAGGCCACGCTGCAGCTCTTTGAACAGGGCCATGCGCAGATCGGCCGCATCATCGCCGGTCAACAGGAAGTCATCGAGCAGGCGCTCATCACGCTTTTATGCGGAGGACACGCTTTGCTTGAAGGCGTACCGGGTGTCGCGAAAACTCTTGCGGTCAAAACGCTCGCACGCTTTCTTGCTTTGGATTTCCGGCGCGCACAAGGCACGCCAGACATGATGCCCGCCGACATTCTGGGCACCAATGTCTTTTCATTGCAGACCAATGAGTTCAAGCTGCATCGAGGCCCTATCTTTACGCAGTTTCTGCTCGTCGATGAGATCAATCGCATGCCGCCACGAACGCAGGCCGCTCTGCTTGAAGGAATGGAAGAGCGCCAGGTTTCCATGGACGGAACTTCGCATGCTCTGGATGAATATTTCACCGTTTTCGCGACGCAGAATCCGCTGGAGTTCGAGGGAACATACCCGCTGCCAGAAGCACAGCTCGACCGCTTCCTGCTCAAGATCCGCGTTCCGTATCCGGCGCTCGAAGACGAGAGAACTGTTATTGAACGTCATCATGCGAGCACGACGTCCAGAGGGATCGAGTCCACGCCTGTAGAGTCGATCGATGCTGCGTTGTTGGCCGAAGCGCGTCGCGAGGTCCGCGCGGTCCGCGCAGAGGCCCCAATTATCGACTATCTTCTGTCCATCATCCGCCGCACGCGTGAGTGGCCGACGCTTGTTCTCGGCGCGTCGCCACGTGCGTCCTGGAGCCTGCTGGTTGTCGCCAAGGCACACGCCGCCCGTGAAGGGCGTGACTTTGTTGTTCCAGATGATATTAAGAACGCCGCGCCTGCGACGTTGCGGCATCGACTGGTTCTTCGGCCCGAAGCTGAGCTTGAGGGATTCGATACCGATCGAGTCATCGCGGACGTTCTCGCGGCAATTCCAGTGCCTCGCTGA